cagactccccgcggagcagggagccggatgagggactcgatcccgggactccaggatcatgacctgagccgaaggcagtcgctcaaccaactgagccacccaggcgcccgacacctCACAAGAGCTCTTGAAATAGGTACagtattatacccattttatagataagggacAGATAACTTAAGAGTTTAAGCAGCTTGCCCAAGTTCATACAGGTGTTTGACTCGTCAAAGCCAGGACTCCTACTATAGCAAACTCTATTCATTCTTCTGAATATAGTAAATGAAGAATATAACACTTTGActagagaggaagaagggattgtgttctgtaaacttaaaaatagttGCTATTTATTGAGTTCCTCTTATGTGCCATGTGCCGGGCCCTTAACTGTGtgatatgatttatatatttaatctatAATCCATAGTTTGGTACGGTAATCCggtatcattcccattttacaaatgagaaaccaGAAGCGTGGTGTAACTTGAAAGTAGTTACCTCAGAAGTGTGCCGAAAGCCACAGCGATGAATAGTCATAGTGAGGATTAAAATTCAGGTTGCTCCTTCCAGTACACAGCACTCTTCTCTCCTTAGAAGGACTCACCACTGGGCACAGAGGCCTAACGGAATGCAGGCTGAAGAGAAAGGACAGCCACCATGACACTGACAttgtgtgtataatttttaagCCACAACTCAACTCTTGTCTTTGAACGTGGAGTTTGTGGGTGGTTCTGAACAGAATCTTGCATATGATAGAAGAAAACTGTGATGCTGGAAGGAGGGAATGCTTTCGAGTATCTGCTATCCCTGGTGTCCTTTGCAGCTAGCTGTATGACCTCTGAAAAGTGACTTGAACTCCTTTGCCTCAGAATcccctctataaaatgggagataGCAGCGTCCACCTGAAAGGCTTGTTGTGAGATCAACATTGCAGAGAACCTAGCAAATGTTCAATATACACTATTACAACGGAAAATATTCCTGTTCTGGCAAATATTAAACTTGCACACCACATCTATGAAATCTTGTACAGATTCCTATCTTTGTTCCCCCCTATTCATCTTGTTTACACGTAAGATgaacttatttgttcatttgcgGACTTGAAACGTGTTACCGTAGcaactgaaaaagacaaaaaacaaaaccaccaaaagAGTTCAAATGCcgttcttgctgcttttaattaaAAACCCTAAAAAGGCATACCCACTTGGACACTTGGATGTTACTTAATTAACAATCAGTAAGGAAAAGATACTGAAGCGGTAAACTTAAGCGATGTCGAAAAGAAGTCATGTCGACCAACACGGATTCTCCCCCTTACGACCACAGTTACAGCTGGAgtcagagaaaatacttttatcaGGGCCTTCGGGTATCCTGcagaaaactgacaaaaaaataaaattattctctttagCCCATGCATAGGCACTGGAAGTAAATTcttcacttatattttttaaaaagatgttttctgCATTTCCTAGCCTCTTCCCCCAACTACAAAATCCAAAAGGTAGCGGTTTACACTATTCTGACTGCAGCCCAGAGATGAGCTGGGCGTTTAGGGGGTCCAGCTGTGACTCGCCAACGAGGAGCTGCCTCGGAAGGGGGCGACACTGCCCGGCTGCAGACGGCCGACGCGAGAGGCGCGCGGGCGGCCAGGGTGCTCGCGGGGCTTCCCAGGGCTCCGGCCGCTTGCAGCCCGCACGCACCTGCGCTCAGCCGAGCCGAGTGCGCGCCCGGGGCTGCAGCTGGCGCTGGCGCCGCTTGCGCTGGCCGTTGAGGAGCTTCTGCGCGATCTTGCGCTCGTGGCCGCCGGGCACTGGCCAGTTGGTGCGCAGTTCCCGCTCGCGCCGCGTCCGACCCTTGCTGCGCCCGGCCCCGCAGGCCGGGAAGTCGCGCAGGTAGTAGTAATCCAGGCACTCGCAGAGCTCGTCCTCGGAGCTCACGGGCGGCCACCGCTCGGGCGGCTGCGGCTGGAGCCGAGCCTGGGCGCTGAGAAGGAGCGCGTCCATCGCGCCACGCCCCGGGGCCGCCCGCCCGCGCGCGCGCTTCTGGAGGGACCTGCCCCGCGTTTCGATTGGCTCTGCCCGCGGGGGTGGGGCTGACGGGTGACGTCACAGAGCCCGGAAGGAGGCGCACGCCAGGCTCCGGCACTGCGGTCCCAGGAAGCGTGACGCTTTTCTCTGGCAGCCTGTGCGCTGCTGGCGGGAGAGGGGCGTTTGGCAAAATCCGA
The sequence above is drawn from the Neomonachus schauinslandi chromosome 5, ASM220157v2, whole genome shotgun sequence genome and encodes:
- the NUPR2 gene encoding nuclear protein 2, with the protein product MDALLLSAQARLQPQPPERWPPVSSEDELCECLDYYYLRDFPACGAGRSKGRTRRERELRTNWPVPGGHERKIAQKLLNGQRKRRQRQLQPRARTRLG